Sequence from the Thunnus maccoyii chromosome 11, fThuMac1.1, whole genome shotgun sequence genome:
GTGGAACAGtgctgaaatgtgtgtgtgtgtgggtgtgtatgtgtgtgtgtgtgaaaattgGACGTCTGCAAAAGGAAACTGGGGAATGGCAAAAGCCCTTTGGTTGCAAACATCTTTTCTCTCTGGCACAACAGCCATGTAGAGGATGTAATGGTATCTGTCATCTTCAGCAGGACGACAATACACCTTCAATACTCACTGATCTACATGATATATGGCCTCGTATGCAAAGCAATAACACATTTATCAAAGTATTTAGATGGCTTGTTATTCTTTGGTGTGACAAAGTGCTTTCTTGCAGTGACAAAAAATAACCTTCACCTTCTTCTTGCGTGCCATGAGAGGCATTATGCAGTCAGACAAGAGGATCCGGGATAAATTTGCATCCTGCAGGCATTGCCACATCCAGAAGATGCTTCTATTTTATGTCCCTccgcacactcacacatctgtactgtaaaaaaaattctgaaGTTGTGGATACACTAGCTCCAGTGACATTAAATGAAAAGTCTCATGAGTAAGAAGCTTATAGCTTTTTGATCATAAAGAAAATTACACTGCATAAAACAGAACTATAAAAGTAACTCATTTGTACCATGGCATTTAAAGGGCAGTTTTCATGgctgtatttattttcattggtTGAACAAGAAACAGCCTTGCACAGCGTAATGActcgttttgtttttttttctttatccaaATAAAGTCACAGTTGCATGAATGTGTCTATATTTGCTTGGCTGGGGGGTAACCTTGGGTTAGTGGCCATAGTCAAAACAATAACTGAAAGAAATGAGTTGTGTCCAAATTCAGTTCTACACACTAATACCAAAGCaggttttgactgttttgtgtgTTCGCTTAGGAAAAAAGACAGGATTAAAGGTAACCTGTGGAGTTTTTAATCAGTACTAGCGCTAtggaacaatgtttttataagtGGGTCCCCATTCTGTTTGTATCAAACGGGTGTGTCTAGTCTAACGGGGCGGCACAATACACGTTCCTGCCACCAGTTTCATGCTATTCCCCTGATCAACACGCAAAGAAGTGTAGCAATTAGCCtgcagaggcagagaagaagatgaCTAGTAGCAAGTAAACATAGATGTAAACAACGCTTGATTCAACAAATCCAAAAAGAGACTTggcaaatgttttatgtgaaaGGAAATGTACTCGGcatgtttgttagacctcaaggatgCACACACATTAAGGTAACAAACACTGAATGcaaacataactttttttttttcccaagaaaactccacaaggCACCATTAAGTATAATGAAGACTGTCGGTATGCACACTAAAAGATGCTTGATTTTACCCTTGATGAAGACTTTTATATTACACATACAAGAAGATCTtggaaagcaaacaaacaaataaaaaaaaagcaattagaTCTGTTGAAAGACATTTTGCTCTCTCTTTGTGACGTTGTATTGGCAGTAGCTTGTCATAGCTGTTTGTCTGATGGTGTCGGTATTGTATAATTTCCTGTAAATATAAAGtaggttgattttttttgcacattagCTACTGAAACAGTATAACTACAAAGATGTACATACTTTATACAATTAATGAATGAAGtaagaaatttttttttttttgaaataacAAACATGACTGTGATGATACAAACAAATTAAGCCATTAATGTGAAAATTAGACGGCCTTGAGCTGCAGTAAAGTTAATGTTAAACTGGCTAGTTAAATATTATTAAACTTATTAGTGCATTTAAATTTgatattaaactaaattaacAACAAGCCCTCTAATTCACAGTGACAAACACCACTCATGAATATTCTTAATGTGCTCTTTAACTAATGTATTTGTTCTTGTTATTGCTTTTAACCTTTACGGTATGCTGTTTCTTCCGAATTATTACAGTATTTGAATGTTTCTttgtataaatacatacattaaatTATTAACTCTATGGCTCACACTTAAAAGAGGGGGAGGCTAGATTTCCAAGAAGggttttatatacagtaatagCTTCAGACATTTGAAAATGCCATGGCTCCTCTAACTTACAGAAAGCAGATCTCAGGAGCCGCGTGTTACTTTACCCATTCTGTGCAGCAGGGCTGTTATCATTAAATCAGTGACATTTTAATCCCCACATGCACTACGCGCTGCAGAAACTTAATACACACTAATCTGAATTGTTCAACCTACCCGTTAGTCATGTTTCCTTGTTTCTTACACAAGATGATACATCCATGGACAGATTTACGAGAATTTTCTTGTAAAGGTCACAagtacacagtacacagtatggGGAGTATTCTGGTTTACCGTCTGTCTGGGAtactttttatttctgcagCGTAATGAAGGCACTCACACTGATGTTTTACTGAAACCTTAATGAGTCATAACCATTGTGTCCCAAACTGTTCCTGTGGTCTGCTGTTCCTCCACAGTTCTGTCTGAAGAGGTCAGAGACACAAACATCGTGTTCCTCTGTGACAGGGGTACTTTTTTGGCTCAAGGCTTAGACTCAAGTcccagataaataaataaaaaagtaagcaaaggaaaaaagggggaaCAAAAGTAAACAGCACAAACAATATGATGTTGCTAGAGGTGGCAGAACTGGGTATAAATGTTAAAGAATTCTGGACTGGAAGACTGTGGGAGTCTACTTCGCTTAAATCACATAATCTTGAAAGTAATTTCAACCCTTGTACTGAGACAATAACTGCCAAGATAACACATGTACTCCCCTCCCTATACAGCTCACATTGACCTTTAACCCTGTGTGATTTGATCTGACAAACTTGATTAAGGGAGCACTTTACCACATGCAAAAATATCATTATAACCATTAATcagaaatataataatgattaaaacatgttttctttctggaATATGGGTGGATCAATAATACGGTTGAGGTCAGTGTCTTTCTACGTGATTGGATTATGTTTGTCTCCATCCAGTGGTCACAGTTATTTTTACTCCTGTGTTTTGCTTTGATTTATATTCCCTTAGAGGTCAGTCgtctttttgttttccaaagGTGACCTGGCCAAGACACTGTCAGCACTCTTAGAAAAGGAAGAACAAAGAGCTTTCATAATATGTTAAACTATTTCACAGGAATGTGAAGGGAGAACATAAGGAGTGAGGAAGATATTGAGCAagtgaggaggggagggagaggcatgcaaagagaaaataaaccatGATAGCACAGCCCTAGCTTGGATCAGCATGGTAGCATTGTTCATTTTCAATACACTGTCCTAAAAAACTACTCTGGTTATGCCACTCAAAGGagcacaaaatgaaataaaaacagacatgaaaatgCTTTTTCCAACACAAACCAGACTCCTTCTCAGAATCATTGGGGCCGGTTCATAAATGTTGAAGTCtgttttgctgaaatattgagGTTCTCCTTGGAGAGCAGCCAAAACTCTCTGGAACGGTGGACTGTATGATTCACACCCAGTGCTTGAAAAAAGAGCTGACCGATAATTCCCCTCAAAACACAAATCACCCATTCCACCTTCACAGCTTTAATAGAGAATTGTGTTTCTGAATTATTCATCACTGCATTGCTCTAGAGAGAGCGCTGTAGATACCCTTTGACACGTCTCTTTGCCTGTGCTTTTAAGTCAAAGTCACCTCATAACATGTATTTAGATGTTACAACGAGAGCATTTTAATCACGGTCACCCTTCAGTGGTGTGGTTATTCAGCGAATTATACAGATAAactcaaaccaaacaaacaagttTTTAGGAGGTGTAAGACATCCAAGTCCTCAGCGGTCAAAAGTCCAAAGTCTCAACAAACTCTAATTAAGCCTCTAACAAGTGTGACTTATTTGGTGTTGTCTTAGCTTCTTAACCAGCAAATCACACTATTAGATAATTGTCAGTCTTGTAAGCACATAATTACTGCTAGCTTTAGAGGCTAATTGATGACAATTACagcttaaaggaatagttaaacATTATGGGTAATACATgtattcattttcttgctgagagttagatgagaagatcactTTCATATAAGCAGGCTAGCTTAGTtgagcacaaagactggaaatgggggAAAACTGATAGCTGGGTCCGTTCAAAGTTAACACACTGTATCATGTTTGCTTAATCCATGCAAAAActacaaagtttaaaaatgagtAATTATGGCGTTAATGTGGCCAACTATGTCTTGGCCAGGAGCATTAACTTCCTTGAGTAATCACTGCTTCTTAATATGTATTTTCAGGTGCTGGCAGGAAGAGTCTGTTACCTTCAGACAGACCAAGCTAACTGTTTCCCtccatttccagtctttgtgctacgctaagctaactgactgtTGGCTCAAGCTTCATATTCACCATACAGTCagtggtatcaattttctcatcaagtaaaaatggaaatatttcccaaaatgttgaactattcctttaacattaACTTGGTTGgttaaacaaaaccaaaaaatcagctgtttgtCCACATTTTCTGAAACATATATGATGGAGCTAGCTTTAGTCACTGGATTTTTAGCTACAAACCATGCAAGAGTTGAGGTTAtacatctttgtttgttttggccttTTAGCCTCAATACCTGGTCTGTGTTGCAGTATCAGGCCTTTATTAGGcctttatgtttatgtattgGCACTGCATGTGTTAATTGACAATGTATTGCAAAGTATTCATGTTTAAATTTCTTAAAATCCatgtttcatcttttatttccccttcagcagctttaaagtttCTAAATTCATCTTATTCAACTTTGTCTGACAATATCATATATAATGTGTACCAGGTTGTTCCAGCTCTTTATTGAAGCTATTTGATGTGAAATAATGTTCAAATCCTAGACTCCATGTTTTTTATGACTGCACCAATCCAACAAATGGAAACATTCTTGATATGTTTAGGCACATTTCTCTCAAATTCAGTTTGACATATAGGTTTGGTATTTTTGGAAACTGATCCACGGGCGGGTCAGTGAGGTTTAAGATGTCAACTTATATATCTCACAGCCTCAACAATCTTTGGACAAAAATGTCTCACCATTGTCATTTTAGCTGTGAAGATGTGCCACTTATGTAATCACCCTATagcattatgttattttatccGATAACACAGATATTTAGAGGCTCCTATAGGAACCTAATCAgtaatatttattgattatcaaaTTATTATCCATCTGTGTGGTGGACTATCAACCATGGATGGATGCCCACGTTATACTTTGTTGTTGAGAAATGTTGTTTAGCCAGCCATGACTTGTCAAGTTGCACCTGTCTTGGTTGAAAATGCCAATAAAGCCTGTTTGAAACTGAGCCAGTCCACCAGCATTTCACaacatgtttgtgaatgtgttacAGACTGAAATCAAGTCTGTCACTAGactgtaaactttttttttttagattttgtgatcgcttatcaaataaaaaacaggctTCAAACAACCTTCCACAACTCCAAAGCCGTAACTGTTGAGTGCAGAAGGCAATAACACTGAAAGTCTTTAGAATCCAAATGAAAAAGAATCCAGATGCAGTTGGTATAACAGATTTAACACATAAACAATCTCTAACCTTTACATTTTAAACCCTTTAAAAAGCATAAAGGTTGAATTGAAATAAGAATTACCATCAAGTAAAAGTAGACAGACGGGAAAAAAACTGCACtattacaacaaaaaatatatatacacaatgaAAGATCCAGAATTTAGGTGAACATCAAACAGTAGCTTAGAGCTGTAAGGCCTTGATTTCAATACTCCTAGACCAGAGGGTGATAATGTTTGCAACGAGCACTGAGAAGTGAAATAGAGGGAAAAGGTAGAAGAGgtatgatgagaaaaaaaaagcagagtaaGACGACATGGCAGAAGAGGTGAAATTGTTCATTGGGAATGAGGGAACATAAGGAAGTTCTTGCTGGAAGTGTTGATTTTTCAGCTTGTAGTGGAAGATTGGGAGTGGATCTGAAACCTGACTAGAGTAGAAATGTCATTGTACCGCAGGGGAGACAGGAAGTGGGCTAGCTGTGACCAAGTGGCCAGTGATTGCAAAGTGGGTCATGGCCTGCAGTTCATTTAATGCTCCTTGTATTGTACGCAAGCTTTGAGGAGCTAAGCCTTTCCTCCCTGTGTTTCCATTATTGTGTTCCCTACTCTTGTCCCCTCTtgctttggttttcttttcaaTGCGTTTGGTTGGACTGAACTCTTTCAGATTCGTCATTCACTGCTCAAGGCTCTGCATTGAAtgtattttagtaaaaaaaaaaagcatcacttGTTTGTAGTGAgatattttacactttaaaaagtaatttatcaatCACTGCAATTGAGATGCTTTcacagcaaaacagaaaatccaatCGAGGCAGTGAAGTATGTCATGTGTTCTCTCAATTTGTCTTCATTTCACTTCGTTAAGGAAAGTCGATTTCAGAGTCAGTGAAGCTTTGagttcaaaacaaaaagaacagtAAATTGAAAAAGTAATCGATGCAAAGACGTGGAGATGATATTGTATAATGTGTTATGCAAAGGCTAGTTGGGCACCACTGTCtgagtctttctttctttcttatttctttgTTGGCCTGACAGATCAACCATGATAGACGTCACATCTTAATGTTAAATAAGTCAGTAGAAAAGGtcataaatgttacatttcagaccaaaaatgaatatatatgagTTAAACTATGAACTGTCATGCACTTTGAtgacaaaagagaaacaaagtcACTTCACTTATTCACTCTTTACTTAATTATTCAGCACCAGAAATAATAATCAAGTCCTCTGATGTAATGTTTTCTTAGTGTCTTacaatgtttctctctctcttcctttcctaGATGACAAGAACCCTTGTCATTTACCTGAAGCTCCTGGTCCCTGTCGAGGCCTGGTGACGCGCTACTTCTTTGACAGCAGAAGTCAACAGTGCAAGCAATTCTTTTATGGCGGTTGCTTTGGCAATGCCAACAATTTCAGGAGCAAGGCAGCATGCCAAGCAAAATGTCAGAACCCAGGTGGGCAAGGTTGAACTTTTGTCCTTTCACAGTAAAGACTGGCAAACACTCGAGCTGTCAAGTGGCATTGTCAGGTTTTACTACAAACCACAAGTACAGTCTGGAGAGCTATTGTGTTAGCAGCTGTGATTGCTCTTAAGATGTAGTGATTTGGTGGAAATGGACTGTATCTTTAAAAGGAATGTGATTCTCAGGCCTTGAAAGAGCCAACACATCTAGATCTCAGACTGAAAAGTTAGCTTTAGATGGCTCTAAGTGACATTTTTACCTTGTCATTCTAATCTCTtctgtttaaaagaaaattagtTCCCTGCTTTTGCCTCAAAGCAGTATGCAAAGTGTAATTTATAAACTTCTGGGCTGACAGTCAACCGAGGCACAGCAGATCACAGTCACTGCACAACAAATGAAAACTCATTTCAGAGTGGCAATATAATCAAAATAGTCCTACCTCAGAAAATTAACTTTCTGATGAATTTTAGCTGACCATGAAATCACATTCCACCTTGATTTAGCATTTAAATCGTTCCAAAGTGACCAAAGCACACTCAATTTTGCTAGACTTAGGCATGACTTAGAAGTCATTTAGATATTGAAATTGTCAAAGAAAATAACGAGCAAGTTGCTTGACTGTGACCAATTCCACCAACAGCCCATGTTGTACTGAAAATCAATTGGGAAAgcttatgtaattttttttattatctatgGATGACAGTTTCAGATAGATAACTCTTGTTGTCTTGTTTCATTAGTAGATCTTATGGAGACCAACACCCTGTCTAGtctaataataatgaaattaagCTTACTTTAATTACGATTGatcactgtgttttaatgagatttGTTCTAAATATAGGTTGATGTAAAAACCCTGGTTCACAATCCTTGGATTATAGTTATGTGCATAGCAGTGGAGACACACTTTTGCAAATGTTActtatttggtttgtttttttgttttggatcATCTAGAAAAACCAACTAAGGCACCAGAAGTCCACAATCTTGTTACTAGAAAATCCAGTGCAGTTCCACCAACCATTCTAACTGGTAAGAAAGACTGAATGTACACATCAAGTATGATTTGTTATATTCTCTCCCCCAGTTCCAGTTCTGTACTTCACCTCAatctcagaaagaaagcatttcccaaaatgttgaactattcctttaaataattGATCCATTGaaacatgtgtttgtttctcaggGGAAATGACTGTAAACGAACCTCAGGTGCAACTGAACGACACTACTCGCAACCACCCACAAGGTAAGAAAGAAGGGTGAAAGTATAGGTGCAAAATTCGCCTGGAGTGGTTCGAACTGAGACGATGACGAGTCCACAGGAattgaaaaatatttcaaattgaGCGAAAAATGTACACTTATCCTAGGGCTTTGTGAATCAAGCACTCCTTAAGAGAGAGATTGGGggaaaaaattacagaaataactGAAGTAAGTTGTTTGCTAGGTTATAGCTAACATCTGTACAGTCAGACATTCGCAGTTTGGGGCGAATTGCAGTTCAGTGGTCAAATTTGTGTGAATAATAAGAAGCAAAATGTTGCTTCGCTTTCTGTCAGAACACAACAAGAGAGATATTTGTCAGTCTCAATGACAATATCAGAGTTTAGCCGACCGTGTTGCTGATCACAGTTTTTAGTTCAGTAACCTTGATCGGTAAGgaaaataaattgactttttttttttttcaagatgagaaaaacatctttattgtcTCATCatataaacacagacagcaaGGCACAAAGTCAGAAGCAGTGTGTGTTACTTCATTACAGAAATGAGAGCAGCAGACATCACTAGGGACAGATTAACTGCTGTAAGGGGTTATTAAATCATCATGTCCTCAAGTAGAAACCAGTCCATGCTGAATTCTGAATTATGCTTAAACCTCAAGGTAAGCAAATCCAGATAATTTATTAAACAAGTGTGTGCTGCCAGAActtccccccccaaaaaaagaaataaaaatgtcaaggtGGAATGCTGCATAGACGGTAGACAGCTTGCAAAATTGCTTCTGTTGTGAAAGGCAAAGGGCAGAAACAGAGTGCATCAGTGTCTCCTTCACACAGCCCATTTGTCACATATTCCCACTGACTAATTTTCTGTGTGTTAGGAGTGAGGGAGCATATATCATGGTTGTCGTGTTGCAGCAAGAGACCCTGGCCCGTTTCCTTCGACTCTTTTCAAAAAGTTATAATTTTAAGAATCCAATTTCACTCTTGTCAGAAAAATATCGAGAAGGAAAGAGTCAGGATGAGTTAGCCTCAATAGTTCTGCCTCCTTATcagtcttttgtgtgtgtgtgtgtgtgtgtgtgtgtgtgtgtgtgtgtgtgtgtgtgtgtgtgtgtgtgtgtgtgtgtgtaatgctgCAATGAGATCTCCAGCATGTGATAAAATATCTCTCAGGAACAATGCTGGCGTGAAAGTAAAGCTTCTTAAAGTACTATAACAATGAATTATTCACATCAGAGCATAATATTTGGTAATAACTCTTCTGAGTTGACACAGAGCGTTCGAATTTCAAAGTCATAAAAAGCTGGAAAATTATTATAGAATTGGTATACATCTTGAGTGTTATGTCATTCTGCCAAACAGATGTTACGATGTTGAAATCAAAGACTGACATCTTGTGGTTATACCGTGAAGTGCACCCTCTGTGACCGTAGGGAAATACTCTAGTCTCCTGTGTCTAAATGGAGGAACATAAGCTAACCCTTAATTAAACCAGCTCTGGGTCCAGGATCCTAAAAGCTTACCTGTTTGGAAATTGGCTTTGCAGGCAGCAGGCCAATTTGCTTTTGGGGGTTTCTCTATTatgcagttttgtgtttgttggagTCTAATTGGTTTTGATgtgaataaaagaagaaaaattgtAAACGATACCAATTTGTGGACTTGTACATTTTGAATAATGGAAAACCATAGTTAAACTATTTTTTACAAGGTTGAAATCTTGAAGGAGTCTGCAAGTcctgaaataagaaaaaaaaaacaaaaaaccaaacatgaaatgaaacatttttcagtctgtatatattcttaagtgttaagtgtttttttttttttagtaaggCTCAAACCACTTAAccatttatctatctatctatctatctatctatctatctatctatctatctatctatctgtctatatatatatatatatatatatatttttttttttttttaattattattatttattttattttttttcatgttttacaaaataatataaGTACAAAAATCGACTCACTAGCTTTTATGAGCTTTCAACTACATTGCACAGCCTTCATCAGTGAATGCCTCAGCTCAGGTGTTATCACATTAAgtctttttcacatttgtctttttctatttttgttgttgttgtttttttaatgaataaatgaaaacagtcCAATGATTGGTATGAAACCACATTGTCATGGAGGACAACAGTGATGTTAGCACACCAGCATGTGTTTAGGAgatttgataataataataataataataataataataatatcgATTCCCCAGATTTGCTACTAGTTAAATTGACCAGCTGACCCCAACACATTAAGTAATAATGAGGTAAATATTGGAAATCAATGTTCTTCAATTATGGGAAAACCCGCTACGGCACATCTAGTTTTGTTCCTCACCATGAGGGAGGCTACACAACAAATCAAAGATGATAACTTATACCGCCCCATGGAAAACCATGATAACAATTTTCCCTTTCTCAAATCTCTCAGTTGAAGTCTGAGAGCCCGCATACACATCAGACTGAAGCTTATGTGTGAGGATATGAACCCAGGAGGAGTTAAAAGCTCAGAGATGCTGAGGAAAAACAGACAGGAATGATTCTTAATGCTCTCAAGATGCTTTAGGACATCTTCCACCCACTTCCTGACACTGTAAACAAACTAGAATGAGTCTAAGTTATCCAAAcacatgatatactgtatcatttaaaagatgaaatacagcgtattttattttatgtgccAGCTCATTGTTGGATTCAGGAAACactaataaaatgatttatgttttattgtattgtgaGTTATCTGTGTCAAAGCATCAAACATTCACACTGgatcacaataaaacaattcaatggACACTTAAACAGTACAGATGAATCATTAATGCACATGCTTTTCCTAcgatgacaagtcaaaatatctatTCTGAAAAAAGGCTTATACTGTCTTTTTTCACTGCACCTTTACctattttataattatattaatacATGTTTATCATGTTACCTTCCATGCTTAAGTTACTACCAGaaatagagctgaaacaatcagatGATCAATCATAAGCTCTTTGACAGAAAACCAATTGGCAACAATTCTCATAATCAATTAActatttaagtaatttttaagcaaacaaatgctatttgctgcttttcttggtctttaTGATAGTAAGAAATGTCTTTGGGTTATGAAATGTTTATCAGACAATCTGAATATGTTAACTTGTGATGATTGTGACGGACATCATAGACCGAATGATTCATCTATGAATCAATAATGGTGaaaattgatgatgaaaataatcgttagtcaaaatgttttgtctcttaCTGTGATTTACAGCTTTGAAGCCACAAGATCTGTGCTTCAGTCCTGTGGACAGAGGAACGTGTGATGGCGCAGAGAGGAGGTTTGCATACAACCCCAAGACCAAGAGGTgccacatttttttctacagtgGCTGTGGGGGAAACAAGAACAACTTCACTCACCGGAGACATTGTATTAGGAAGTGCATTAAAAGGATTAAGGGTATGATTGTTTGAAGAGCTCTTTTCTAAGAAGCATGTTTCAATATTTGGGGATAAAAAACTtggaattgattttttttagtgttgTGTAGTTGTAGAAAAGTCCATCTTAAGTCTGTACAAGTGTAGTAATTTTTCAgatgtgactcatttaaaggcgacatattatgcttttttgtgatttcctgttatttatatactgttatgatgtggGATATCAATTGtcaaacatggtcaaagttctaaaacttggggttaatgtatgtagaaatgctccctgcaagtcaaaaaccagggcttcaacctgccttgaacactttgtttgcttCTACATGATGTCAGCTTATctcacatgcccataaacgTCTGTTCAATAGCCTTGGTTCCAGCCTGTTTGTAACGTGTTAGtataagttaaataaggaggttttttttaactgtaaatcatgcaaagatactccagtaaagccccagattaaaaatataaaaacctgttaatgtgcatgatatgtcccttTTAAGATGTAGATTTCTCATTGTGAGAGAGAATTAATAGAAAATCATGAAATTAACATTTGTTATTCCTTTTGAACAAGCACAAAGGTGTTTGCTCTAAAGGGAAGTTTCAAACAACATATTATgccatttaatttggaggacgTGTTGCTCTGTTCAGTTGCAGATGGTGGGATGAGGATGATCCGAATAAGGAAGAAAAATATTGACAACATTCTGTTTCGCTCAGTCTGAACACTTGGCTCTGCAGTAGATCCTGCACTACTTTGGAGTCACCTGTatttatgtccttttttttaactttactcATACCTATCTACCTATTTTTGTAATCCTAcagtatttgtgtaaaaataaattctCGTGTACCTGACTCTGCTTTTTAGTAACCGAATGCAATCATCTTcattattcacatcatttatcCATCTCATTGACAAAGAACATATTTGTTTTGCTGATGTCTAATATAGCAACTCTTTACACTGATGCTCTACATATCAATGCTTTTGTaataaacaaaattttaaattt
This genomic interval carries:
- the tfpia gene encoding tissue factor pathway inhibitor a, with the protein product MALSNKWWILCSVSLACVATFGSCSRDRGDGVKPELFIFNELCALKDDQGPCRAMKDRYFFSVDTGRCELFEYGGCGGNANNFRSLEACEEMCVVSDDKNPCHLPEAPGPCRGLVTRYFFDSRSQQCKQFFYGGCFGNANNFRSKAACQAKCQNPEKPTKAPEVHNLVTRKSSAVPPTILTGEMTVNEPQVQLNDTTRNHPQALKPQDLCFSPVDRGTCDGAERRFAYNPKTKRCHIFFYSGCGGNKNNFTHRRHCIRKCIKRIKVADGGMRMIRIRKKNIDNILFRSV